From Cannabis sativa cultivar Pink pepper isolate KNU-18-1 chromosome 8, ASM2916894v1, whole genome shotgun sequence, a single genomic window includes:
- the LOC115700789 gene encoding hypersensitive-induced response protein 2, with protein MGQALGCVQVDQSNVAIKETFGKFDDILEPGCHCVPWFFGSNLAGQLSLRVQQLDVRCETKTKDNVFVTVVASIQYRAIAEKASDAFYKLSNTRAQIQSYVFDVIRASVPKLDLDSTFEQKNDIAKAVEEELEKAMSHYGFEIVQTLIVDIEPDERVKRAMNEINAAARMRVAANEKAEAEKILQIKRAEGDAESKYLAGLGIARQRQAIVDGLRDSVLAFSSNVPGTSSKDVMDMVLVTQYFDTMKEIGASSKTNSVFIPHGPGVVRDVASQIRDGFIQANVN; from the exons ATGGGACAAGCCTTAGGCTGTGTTCAAGTGGATCAGTCTAACGTTGCTATTAAGGAAACATTTGGGAAGTTTGATGATATACTTGAACCAGGATGTCATTGTGTGCCCTGGTTTTTCGGAAGCAACCTGGCTGGGCAGCTCTCGCTTCGTGTTCAGCAGCTAGATGTCCGTTGTGAAACAAAGACAAAG GATAATGTCTTTGTCACTGTTGTAGCTTCTATTCAATACCGTGCTATAGCAGAGAAGGCTTCTGATGCATTCTATAAGCTCAGCAATACCAGAGCACAGATCCAATCTTATGTTTTTGATG TTATCAGGGCAAGTGTTCCAAAGCTAGATCTGGATTCAACATTTGAGCAAAAGAATGATATAGCAAAAGCTGTTGAAGAGGAACTTGAAAAG GCCATGTCCCATTATGGATTTGAGATAGTCCAGACGCTTATTGTTGATATTGAACCGGATGAGCGTGTGAAGAGAGCAATGAATGAGATTAATGCAG cTGCTAGAATGAGGGTAGCTGCTAATGAAAAAGCTGAAGCAGAGAAGATTCTGCAGATTAAGCGAGCAGAGGGGGATGCAGAGTCCAAATATCTGGCAGGGCTTGGCATAGCTCGGCAGCGCCAAGCAATTGTTGATGGGTTGAGAGACAGTGTGCTGGCCTTCTCTTCTAATGTACCTGGGACATCATCAAAGGATGTCATGGACATGGTTCTAGTGACTCAGTACTTCGACACAATGAAAGAGATTGGTGCATCGTCAAAGACCAATTCAGTTTTCATTCCTCATGGACCGGGTGTTGTGAGAGACGTTGCCTCACAGATAAGGGACGGCTTTATTCAGGCAAATGTCAATTAG
- the LOC115699798 gene encoding uncharacterized protein LOC115699798, whose translation MTADENFGVIDINKPFRFEGNHFKRWKQKMLFFLTTKKVAYVLTTDKLVVSDTAKDDEKQKQTADLTSWVENDFLCKNYILNGLSDNLYDYYNSDKTAKEIWDALQKKYDTEEAGTKKYAVSRYLKFQMTDDKSVEAQSHELQKIAHEIIFEGMSLDEQFQIAVIIDKLPPGWNDFKSILRHKIKEFSLESLITRLRIEEEARKQDQKEEVLVVSNNNTTKSSVILKPTRKNFKNQNRKHAPNRNNNSRNNNKNWFPRNQNKQQ comes from the coding sequence ATGACTGCCGATGAGAATTTTGGTGTTATTGATATAAACAAACCTTTTCGTTTTGAGGGAAATCATTTTAAAAGATGGAAACAGAAAATGTTATTTTTCCTCACTACGAAAAAGGTTGCTTATGTTCTGACGACTGATAAACTTGTTGTTTCTGATACTGCAAAGGATGATGAAAAGCAGAAGCAAACTGCTGATTTAACAAGCTGGGTCGAGAATGATTTTCTGTGCAAAAATTATATTCTCAATGGTTTATCTGACAATTTATATGATTACTATAATTCTGACAAAACTGCCAAGGAAATCTGGGACGCACTTCAAAAGAAATATGACACTGAGGAGGCTGGAACTAAGAAGTATGCTGTCAGCCGCTACCTCAAATTCCAGATGACTGACGATAAGTCAGTGGAGGCTCAGTCTCATGAACTTCAGAAAATTGCTCACGAAATAATTTTTGAAGGTATGTCTTTAGATGAACAATTCCAAATTGCTGTTATTATTGACAAATTGCCTCCTGGTTGGAACGATTTTAAAAGTATTCTCAGGCacaaaataaaagaattttCTTTGGAAAGTCTGATCACTCGCCTTCGCATTGAGGAGGAGGCTCGTAAACAGGACCAGAAAGAAGAAGTGCTTGTTGTGTCAAACAACAACACTACGAAATCCAGTGTGATTCTGAAACCTACTAGGAAAAATTTCAAGAATCAGAATCGCAAACATGCTCCAAATCGTAACAATAATTCTCggaataataataagaattggTTTCCAAGGAACCAAAACAAACAGCAGTAA
- the LOC115700790 gene encoding mitochondrial outer membrane protein porin of 36 kDa, giving the protein MVKGPGLYTDIGKKARDLLYRDYQADHKFTVTTYTSNGVAITSTGVKKGELFLADLSTQLKNKNITTDIKVDTNSNLITTITVDEPAPGLKTIFSFIAPDQRSGKVELQYQHEYAGISTSIGLTANPSVNFSGVIGNNSLAVGTDLSFDTASGNFTKFNTGLNFIHNDLIASLILNDKGDTLTASYYHTVSPLTNTNVGAEFSHSFSSNENTLTIGTQHALDPLTNLKARVNNYGKASALIQHEWRPKSLFTISGEVDTRAIEKSAKVGLALVLKP; this is encoded by the exons atggtgaaaggaCCAGGTCTCTATACCGATATTGGCAAGAAAGCCAGAG ATCTTCTGTACAGAGATTATCAGGCTGATCATAAGTTTACTGTCACTACCTATACTTCTAACGGAGTT GCAATTACTTCAACTGGAGTTAAGAAAGGCGAGCTATTTTTGGCAGATTTGAGCACTCAGTTGAAGAACAAGAATATCACGACTGACATAAAAGTTGACACTAACTCTAAT CTTATCACCACCATCACCGTTGATGAACCAGCACCTGGACTTAAGACAATCTTTAGCTTTATTGCTCCCGATCAGAGATCTGGGAAG GTTGAGCTCCAATATCAGCACGAGTATGCTGGGATCAGCACTAGCATTGGATTGACCGCAAATCCTAGTGTCAACTTTTCTGGTGTGATTGGAAACAATTCTTTGGCAGTTGGAACAGATTTGTCCTTTGATACAGCATCTGGGAACTTCACCAAATTTAATACAGGATTGAATTTCATTCACAATGATCTCATTGCTTCCCTGATATT AAATGATAAAGGTGACACCCTTACTGCATCGTACTACCATACTGTAAGCCCCCTTACCAACACTAACGTTGGTGCAGAGTTTTCCCATAGCTTTTCAAGCAATGAAAACACTCTCACTATTGGCACACAACACGCACTTGATCCCTTGACCAATTTGAAAGCTAGAGTGAACAATTATGGGAAGGCAAGTGCTCTTATTCAACATGAGTGGCGCCCAAAGTCTCTCTTCACCATCTCAGGAGAAGTGGATACCAGGGCAATTGAAAAGAGTGCAAAGGTTGGTCTAGCTTTGGTACTCAAGCCTTGA